The Pseudarthrobacter sp. BIM B-2242 region TCGCCGTCACTACCCAGGGCGGTCCGGTCAACGCCACCCGGGTCATCCAGTACTACATCTACCAGCGCGCCTTCACCGAGTCGGACTTCGGGTACGGGTCCGCCATCGCCGTCATTCTTTTCCTCATCCTCGCCCTGGTGGCCTTCATCCAGATGAAGTTCCTCAAGGGCAACGAGTCGGACCTGGACTAAGGAGTCCCGCATGAGCACCACCATCAGCCGCACCGCCGCGGTCGCCCCGGCCCGCCGCCGTCGCCCGTTCAACGCCCGCCGCGCGGGCGCCTGGGCCCTCCTGCTCCTGGCCATCGCCGTCTCCGTCCTGCCGTTCCTGTGGGTCCTGCGCACGGCGCTGTCCACCAACAGTTCGCTCGCCTCACAGTCGGCCAGCCTGCTGCCGGCGGACTTCACCTGGGGCGCCTTCCTGCGGGTCTTCGGGCTCCAGAGCCCGGCGGATGCCATCGCGGAAGGCGGATCGGGGGCAGCCATCGACTTCTGGCTGTACCTGCGCAACTCCGTGATCTTCTCCTCCATCACCACCGCCGGCGCCGTGTTCTTCAGCGCGATGGCTGCCTACGCCTTCGCCCGGCTGCGCTGGCGGGGCCGGAACACGGTCTTCAGCCTGTTCCTGGGCACCATGCTGGTCCCGCCGATCTTCACCGCACTGCCCAACTTCCTGCTGATCAAGAACCTGGACCTGCTCAACACGATGCTCGGCATGGTCCTGCCCTACGTCTTTATGACGCCCTTCGCCATCTTCTTCCTCCGCCAGTTCTTCCTGAACATGTCCCGCGAGGTCGAAGAAGCGGCAATGCTCGACGGCGCCAAGCACCTGCGCATCTTCTTCCAGATTGTGCTTCCCAACGCCGCAGCCCCGCTCGCCACCCTGGCGCTGCTCACCTTCATCGGCCAGTGGAACGAGTACTTCTGGCCCCTGCTGGTGGGCTCCCAGGACGACGTGCGAGTCCTGCAGGTGGGCCTCGGCGTTTTCAAGTCCCAGTCCCCGCAGGGATCCCCGGACTGGTCCGGCCTGATGGCCGCCACCCTGGTCTCGGCCCTGCCCGTCCTCATCCTCTTCGCGGCCTTCGGCAAGAAGATCGTCAACTCCATCGGCTTCTCCGGCATCAAATAAGCACTCCACCCTCCGCACCCTCCCGAATTCCCCGAACGGAAAGTAGAACCATGAAGAAATCCCTCGGCGCCGTCGCCGCTGCCGCCGTTATGGCGCTGTCCCTGTCCGCCTGCGGCGGTGGCTCCTCCTCCGCAGAATCCGCCAAGGGCGAGATCAACTACTGGCTCTGGGACGCCAACCAGCTTCCCGCCTACCAGCAGTGCGCGGACGATTTCACCAAGGCATACCCGGACATCGCCGTCAAGATCACCCAGCGCGGCTGGGACGACTACTGGAGCACCCTGACCAACGGATTTGTGGGCGGCACCGCCCCGGACGTCTTCACCAACCACCTTGGCCGTTACGGTGAGCTCGCCGAAAACAAGCAGCTGCTGGCCCTCGACGAGGCCGTGGAAAAGGACAACGTGGACGTCTCCGCCTACAACGAGGGCCTCGCTGACCTCTGGGTGGGCCAGGACGGCAAGCGTTACGGCCTGCCGAAGGACTGGGACACCATCGGCCTGTTCTACAACAAGGCCATGCTCACCAGTGCAGGCATCTCAGAGGACCAGATGAAGGACCTCACGTGGAACCCCCAGGACGGCGGCACGTACGAGGACGTCATCGCACACCTGACCGTGGACAAGAACGGCAAGCGCGGGGATGAGGCCGGCTTCGACAAGAACAACGTGGACGTCTACGGGCTCGGACTGAACGGCGGCGGCGATTCCTCAGGCCAGACGGAGTGGAGCTACTTCGCAAGCACCACCGGCTGGTCGCACACGGACAAAAATCCGTGGGGCACACAGTACAACTACGACGACCCGAAGTTCCAGGCCAGCATGGAGTGGTTTGCCGGACTCGTCAGCAAGGGCTACATGCCCAAGCTGGAGACCACTGTTGGCGCGAGCATGGCGGACACCTTCGCCGCAGGCAAGTCGGCCATCAACGCGCACGGTTCGTGGATGGTGGGCCAGTACACCGGCTACAAGGGAATCGAAGTGGGAATCGCTCCCACCCCGGTAGGCCCCGAAGGCAAGCGTGCGTCCATGTTCAACGGCCTGGCGGACTCGATCTGGGCCGGGACCAAAAAGAAGGACGCATCCATCAAGTGGGTGGAGTACCTCGCCTCCGCTGAGTGCCAGGACGTTGTGGCTTCGAAGGCCGTTGTCTTCCCGGCCCTGAAAGCCTCCTCCGACAAAGCCGCCGAAGCCTTCAAGGCCAAGGGTGTGGACGTCACCGCCTTCACCGAACACGTCAAGAACAAGACCACGTTCCTCTACCCCATCACGGACAACACCGCCAAGGTCAAGGGCATCATGGAGCCCGCCATGGACGCTGTGGTTTCGGGCAAGGCACCGGCCAGCTCCCTGACCCAGATGAACGAACAGGTCAACGCGCTTTTCAAGTAGGCTCCCAGCATCACCCGGCCGTGCGCCGCGGGCATTGTCCTGCGGCGCACAGCCTCCCATTCACAACCCCTCGCAGAAGGACAGCATTCTATGGACCCGCTCCACCTCCGTTCCGCCGGCACCAGCCTGGTGATGAGCTTCGCCAGCGCGGAGGCCGAGATCATCCACTGGGGCGCAGATCTGGGCCCCACGCTGCCGGACCTCGCCATCCTCGGCGACCCGATCCCCCACTCCGCCATCGACGCCACCGTCCCTGCCGGCCTCCTGCCCCAGGCATCCTCCAGCTGGCGCGGCCGTCCGGCACTCCGCGGGCACCGCATTGCCGACGGCGTCTCCGGCCTGGACTTCTCTGTCCGCCTCCGCGTGGTGAGCGCGGGCGCCGACGGGGACTCCGACGCCGGAAGTGCCGCCGCCGGCCGTTCCGCGGTTATTGTCCAGACCGATCCCGACGCCGGCATCACCGTCGTGTCCTCCC contains the following coding sequences:
- a CDS encoding carbohydrate ABC transporter permease, whose protein sequence is MSTTISRTAAVAPARRRRPFNARRAGAWALLLLAIAVSVLPFLWVLRTALSTNSSLASQSASLLPADFTWGAFLRVFGLQSPADAIAEGGSGAAIDFWLYLRNSVIFSSITTAGAVFFSAMAAYAFARLRWRGRNTVFSLFLGTMLVPPIFTALPNFLLIKNLDLLNTMLGMVLPYVFMTPFAIFFLRQFFLNMSREVEEAAMLDGAKHLRIFFQIVLPNAAAPLATLALLTFIGQWNEYFWPLLVGSQDDVRVLQVGLGVFKSQSPQGSPDWSGLMAATLVSALPVLILFAAFGKKIVNSIGFSGIK
- a CDS encoding sugar ABC transporter substrate-binding protein → MKKSLGAVAAAAVMALSLSACGGGSSSAESAKGEINYWLWDANQLPAYQQCADDFTKAYPDIAVKITQRGWDDYWSTLTNGFVGGTAPDVFTNHLGRYGELAENKQLLALDEAVEKDNVDVSAYNEGLADLWVGQDGKRYGLPKDWDTIGLFYNKAMLTSAGISEDQMKDLTWNPQDGGTYEDVIAHLTVDKNGKRGDEAGFDKNNVDVYGLGLNGGGDSSGQTEWSYFASTTGWSHTDKNPWGTQYNYDDPKFQASMEWFAGLVSKGYMPKLETTVGASMADTFAAGKSAINAHGSWMVGQYTGYKGIEVGIAPTPVGPEGKRASMFNGLADSIWAGTKKKDASIKWVEYLASAECQDVVASKAVVFPALKASSDKAAEAFKAKGVDVTAFTEHVKNKTTFLYPITDNTAKVKGIMEPAMDAVVSGKAPASSLTQMNEQVNALFK